In the genome of Arachis stenosperma cultivar V10309 chromosome 2, arast.V10309.gnm1.PFL2, whole genome shotgun sequence, the window TATTGATTCCAATTTTGCTACAGCATTAATCATGCCTTCTTTTTCCATTCAGGCACTATACCAcaaccaaaaacagaaaacacCGTATGTAGAACTAACATAGATTTAACATAATATAGACAATATCACCTTAGCCTGAATTATATGCAATAAACAGAAGCTGAAGGGAGAACAAAATCAATGAACCTTGTGTGGATGAAGGCTCTCTATGGCATGATCATAAAATACATTGTCCAAATTTTGAGTTCAATGTTTCTCCAAACTCAAGTCTAACATTAAGGGCCTCACAATTTCAACTGACGAGGAAGACGACCACATCTGCTCTGCATACTTAAAATCTCCCTTGCAAAATCTTGATTGCCGGTTAGGACAAGCCCATTTAGAACACGATTAAAAGTAAACTTCCGGGGTAAAAACCCTCTATTGATCATCTCTAACAATAATTTTCCAGCCACCATCAAATCCTCAGATTTCTTTCTAACAAACATTGCGCTAACCAAAACATTGTACGTGTCTAGATTCGGCAAGCATGACCCATCCGCCATCTTCTCGAACAACTCCAAACCCTTCTCAATATCCCCAGCATCACATAAATACCGAATCACCACATTATACGTTTGAACATTTGGCTGACACCCCTCTTTCTCCATTCTAGCCATAAACCGCAATGCCCTCTCCATCTCACCAGCATGACAAAACCCTCTTATCACAGCATTGTAAGAAACTGAATTTGGCACAAACCCCTTCACCACCATCTCTTCAAAAACCAAGACAGCATTCTCCACATTATCCTTCTTGCACAGAACATGCACCAAAGCATTATAAGTAGCAACATTTGGAACAACGCCTTCTCCAACCATTTCATCAAAAATCCTCTTTGATTTCTTAACCTCTCCCGCAACCCCGAACCCATAAATCATAGTAGTGTATGTAACAACATCAATCTCGCACTTCCTCCTCTTCATCTCCAAGAAAAACTCCCAAGCTTCATTCAATTGACGAGTCATAAAATACCCTTTCAAGATTATGTTATATGTCACCAGCGTTGGCATGATGCCTCTCTCAACCATCTCCTTAAACACCTGCAATGCCATAGGGGGTCGCTTAATCAAGCACCAACCATTGGCGATTATGTTATAGGTGACACTGTCACAATTAAACCTGCTCCTGAATGTCTTGAAGAGGTTATGAGCCATCTCCACGCGCCTTGATTTGCACAAAATGTCAAGGATGGTGTTGAAAGAGGCAAGGTCCTGGTTTTATCATCAAAAACTAAATTCCCGAGatcaaacaaaaattaatagaaaCAAGACAGCTTTGAATTGTATGTGTGAAATAGAGAATGAGAAAACATGGGGCATGCTTGGCTTGCGTTTCCAagttatatattatttctattGTTTTCTATTTGCAGGGATTTGTGAAAGGAAAaccgaaaattaaaaaaaaaaaaacaaaataagaagTTTTCTCAGTTCTCGCTTTTTTTTTAGcacaaaatattgaaaatagaaaatgttTTCACAAACCAACTAGGTCCTTGAGTTTTGTACTCTACTCTCTAGCTTGTGAATCTGAGTATTCTTTCGTATCCTCATAGCTTACTTTAACTGCCACCAACTAACTCATAACTAACTTATAACTAACTACAACCAGTAAGTAACTATCACGTGAGTAACTAGTAACTAGTCGGTATTTATGCTACAATGTCATAGTGATACCTGGCGGCAGCCGTGGTGGTGCATGGACAGGAACACATTAACAGCCCGATGGGCTTTTCCAGCGGAGGCATAGCGCTCGGCTAGGATGGCAAGGGTCTTGGAAGTGGGCCCAATGCGGAGGGAGCGCATGCGAACCACAAGGGCCCACGCGGCCTGATAGTCGCGCATGCGTGCTGCGATGTCAACAGCGTGGTCAAACGAAGAAGGAGAGTGGACGTAGGTCGGGTGGCGGAACAGGGCGTTGAAGAATTGGAGGGCTTTGGGCCCGTGGTTCCACAGAAGCTTCAAAACCCTGTCGACAAGGTGCGGGGACCATTGGAAGGTGGGCTTTGCTAGGGCTTCGGAGAGGGTTTTGGGATCTGATTGGAGGACGAGTTTGGCTACGGCATTAGCATCTTCTTCTGCTGCCGGTTGGGGTGGCGATGGACAGTGGGTGCAGGAAGAAAATGTTCGAGGTGGAAGCGAGAATGAGGTTTTTGGTTTACGGGGTTTGGGCGGTGCCCGAGtgagcattttttttttttactgttttGGTCTGAACCGAGTGAGCAGACACTTGACAGTGCAGGGACAAGGCACAGGAGTCGGCGAAGAGAGTGACGTTTGACGACCTCCGCCGTCGTTGGCTGACGTGGTCGGCGGTTACCGTGCGGTGAGTGAGGTAGAGAGGTGAGAGTGAATGTCTGCGTGAAGCTCTGTGAGAGTGTGAAGGTTGAAGGTGGGTGTGTGTTAGTgtcaaggttgcgagaaccgaaccgaaccggtcAATGAACCGGTAAGATAACTGGTTTACTGGTTTAATGGTTCGACCAGAGTTCAACCGGGattcaaccggtttaattaaaaCACAATAATTGAAGATACCCCAATGCCTGTTCCGAACAAAACACAATAATTTATATCAGATGCAAGGAAATGCATTGA includes:
- the LOC130960620 gene encoding pentatricopeptide repeat-containing protein At1g74900, mitochondrial-like, with the translated sequence MLTRAPPKPRKPKTSFSLPPRTFSSCTHCPSPPQPAAEEDANAVAKLVLQSDPKTLSEALAKPTFQWSPHLVDRVLKLLWNHGPKALQFFNALFRHPTYVHSPSSFDHAVDIAARMRDYQAAWALVVRMRSLRIGPTSKTLAILAERYASAGKAHRAVNVFLSMHHHGCRQDLASFNTILDILCKSRRVEMAHNLFKTFRSRFNCDSVTYNIIANGWCLIKRPPMALQVFKEMVERGIMPTLVTYNIILKGYFMTRQLNEAWEFFLEMKRRKCEIDVVTYTTMIYGFGVAGEVKKSKRIFDEMVGEGVVPNVATYNALVHVLCKKDNVENAVLVFEEMVVKGFVPNSVSYNAVIRGFCHAGEMERALRFMARMEKEGCQPNVQTYNVVIRYLCDAGDIEKGLELFEKMADGSCLPNLDTYNVLVSAMFVRKKSEDLMVAGKLLLEMINRGFLPRKFTFNRVLNGLVLTGNQDFAREILSMQSRCGRLPRQLKL